In a genomic window of Balaenoptera ricei isolate mBalRic1 chromosome 3, mBalRic1.hap2, whole genome shotgun sequence:
- the DUSP1 gene encoding dual specificity protein phosphatase 1, which translates to MVMEVGSLDAGGLRTLLRDRAAQCLLLDCRSFFAFNAGHIVGSVNVRFSTIVRRRAKGAMGLEHIVPNAELRGRLLAGAYHAVVLLDERSAALDCAKRDGTLALAAGALCREARGAQIFLLKGGYEAFSASCPELCSKQSTPMGLSLPLSTSVPDSAESGCSSCSTPLYDQGGPVEILPFLYLGSAYHASRKDMLDALGITALINVSANCPNHFEGHYQYKSIPVEDNHKADISSWFNEAIDFIDSIKNAGGRVFVHCQAGISRSATICLAYLMRTNRVKLDEAFEFVKQRRSIISPNFSFMGQLLQFESQVLAPHCSAEAGSPAMAVLDCGTSTTTVFNFPVSIPVHPTNSALSYLQSPITTSPSC; encoded by the exons ATGGTCATGGAAGTGGGCTCCCTGGACGCCGGAGGCCTGCGGACGCTGCTGCGGGACCGCGCGGCGCAGTGCTTGCTGTTGGACTGTCGTTCCTTCTTCGCTTTCAACGCCGGCCACATCGTCGGCTCGGTCAACGTGCGTTTCAGCACCATTGTGCGGCGCCGGGCCAAGGGCGCCATGGGCCTGGAGCACATCGTGCCCAACGCCGAGCTGCGCGGCCGCCTGCTGGCTGGCGCCTACCACGCTGTGGTGCTGCTGGACGAGCGCAGCGCCGCCCTGGACTGCGCCAAGCGCGACGGCACCTTGGCTCTGGCCGCCGGAGCGCTCTGCCGCGAGGCGCGCGGCGCGCAAATCTTCTTGCTCAAAG GAGGATATGaagctttttctgcttcctgCCCGGAGCTGTGCAGCAAACAGTCGACCCCCATGGGGCTCAGCCTTCCCCTGAGTACTAGCGTCCCCGACAGCGCCGAATCCGGGTGCAGTTCCTGCAGCACCCCACTCTACGACCAG GGTGGCCCAGTGGAGATCCTGCCTTTTTTGTACCTGGGCAGTGCCTATCATGCTTCACGCAAGGACATGCTGGATGCCTTGGGCATCACTGCCTTGATCAACGTCTCAGCCAACTGTCCCAACCATTTTGAGGGTCACTACCAGTACAAGAGCATCCCTGTGGAGGACAACCACAAGGCCGACATCAGCTCCTGGTTCAACGAGGCAATTGACTTCATAG ATTCCATCAAGAACGCTGGTGGAAGGGTGTTTGTCCACTGCCAGGCAGGCATTTCCCGATCAGCCACCATCTGCCTCGCTTACCTCATGAGGACTAACCGAGTCAAGCTGGATGAGGCCTTTGAGTTTGTGAAGCAGAGGAGGAGCATCATCTCCCCCAACTTCAGCTTCATGGGCCAGTTGCTGCAGTTTGAGTCCCAGGTCCTGGCCCCGCACTGCTCGGCAGAGGCGGGGAGTCCCGCCATGGCTGTGCTCGACTGCGGCACTTCCACCACCACCGTCTTCAACTTCCCGGTCTCCATCCCCGTCCACCCCACGAACAGTGCATTGAGCTACCTTCAGAGCCCCATTACAACTTCTCCCAGCTGCTGA